From Roseburia hominis, the proteins below share one genomic window:
- a CDS encoding IS256 family transposase produces the protein MAVAKEQIRQIISENNINSVADVYALLKDSFKDILQELMEAELDATLGYEKNHKGDLSTGNKRNGYSTKNLKSQYGEFQIDVPRDRNGEFEPKLIPKYQRDISGIEEKVISLYARGMSTRDIHDQLQDLYGIELSAEMVSKITDKILPQVKEWQSRPLNPVYPFVFMDCIHYKVREDGRILSRAAYVVLGVTVEGYKDILSITVGANETSKFWLGMLNDLKNRGVKDVLFFCVDGLPGFKEAIQAVYPQAEIQRCIIHMLRNSFKYVNYNDLKKFSSDFKAVYNAPTEAAALSELDAIKEKWGKKYPYAISNWENNWEDLSSFFQFSNDIRRIMYTTNIIEGLNRQYRKVTKTKSVFPSDTALEKMLYLASENVVKKWTQRYRNWDQVLNQLIVLYGERLTDYL, from the coding sequence ATGGCAGTAGCAAAGGAACAAATTCGACAGATTATCTCAGAAAATAACATCAACAGCGTTGCAGATGTATATGCACTTCTCAAAGACAGTTTCAAAGACATCCTTCAGGAGCTTATGGAGGCTGAGTTGGATGCAACCCTCGGTTATGAAAAAAATCATAAAGGGGATTTGAGCACCGGCAATAAAAGAAATGGTTATTCTACGAAAAACCTGAAAAGTCAGTATGGTGAATTTCAAATTGATGTCCCGAGAGACCGCAATGGAGAGTTTGAGCCAAAACTGATTCCTAAATATCAACGGGACATTTCCGGGATTGAAGAAAAAGTGATTTCTTTATATGCCCGTGGTATGAGTACACGTGATATTCATGACCAGCTTCAGGATCTTTATGGAATTGAATTATCAGCAGAAATGGTCAGCAAGATTACTGATAAGATCCTCCCACAGGTCAAAGAATGGCAGTCTCGCCCTCTGAATCCGGTTTATCCTTTTGTTTTTATGGACTGCATCCATTACAAGGTCAGGGAAGACGGAAGAATCTTAAGCCGTGCTGCCTATGTGGTCCTTGGGGTTACTGTGGAAGGTTATAAAGATATCCTGAGCATTACAGTAGGTGCCAATGAGACCAGCAAGTTCTGGCTGGGGATGCTGAATGATCTGAAAAATCGTGGGGTAAAAGATGTTCTCTTTTTCTGTGTAGATGGGTTGCCAGGATTTAAAGAAGCAATACAGGCAGTCTATCCTCAGGCAGAGATCCAGAGATGTATCATCCATATGCTGCGTAATTCCTTCAAATATGTAAACTATAATGATTTAAAAAAATTTTCCTCCGATTTCAAAGCAGTATATAATGCCCCAACTGAAGCAGCAGCTTTGTCAGAGCTTGATGCCATTAAAGAAAAATGGGGAAAGAAATATCCCTATGCAATCAGTAACTGGGAAAACAACTGGGAAGATTTGAGTTCCTTTTTCCAGTTTTCAAATGATATCCGACGGATCATGTACACAACGAATATTATAGAGGGATTGAATCGGCAGTATCGGAAAGTCACGAAAACTAAAAGTGTATTCCCGAGCGATACGGCATTGGAAAAGATGTTATATCTTGCCAGTGAAAATGTAGTTAAGAAGTGGACACAGAGATATCGGAACTGGGATCAGGTATTGAATCAGCTGATTGTTTTATATGGAGAAAGGCTTACCGATTATCTGTAA
- a CDS encoding amino acid permease, which yields MEKKSKVMVLDFFCIGFGAIVGVGWAVSINSWMKGSGGPLPAATGYMLALVLMIPVALCYCELCTMLPVSGGGMAYAFRAFGDEIAFVSGWAAFGAFITIIPWEAIYVVDILSILFPQLKTGSPLYTLAGADIYIGHIIVGTIISIILFFINRRGVAASASLQRFLCFALVGAGVLAMICAALKIDINNYYPLYENMGSGSHDSFMGGAFSILASVPFFLAGFETIPQGIESAGGQAKNVGKTVVLTVILSCIFYALLLATLGGALPWQEFINFDNPSAALLFQKLYPGAVGSILYMLILVGAICGLLTTWNGFMMASSQILMAMARVSIVPYSLAKQDSKYKTPVNALKVSLVASLIGPFLGSGLIGSLTNFSAAGYVVSWMITAFCLIRLRRTEPDLERPYRIPGGTATAWFAGISMAVLLALLFIPNQPVFMGKMTIAIFFGWMLIGVVLYILDYRQRQRYSKLKRATFLFASMAASDVNIPEFAGIFEDDYRIMSFLVPNDADYRGQSLMELGWGQRQNILIIKIERKTEMLILPTGKTTLQAGDRVFAVGLRKTIQKFSNYYDVGPKYTVSSLRDFMGLGDTERQSPLICVEMKVRGIEPYCGKQLKYTGIQSEEHCMVVGVKRAGNTIMMPDANTVIQKDDILWVMGAEEDLEHLKSLGSVK from the coding sequence ATGGAAAAAAAGAGTAAAGTTATGGTTCTTGATTTCTTTTGTATTGGATTCGGAGCGATTGTCGGAGTCGGCTGGGCTGTGTCAATCAATAGCTGGATGAAAGGAAGCGGCGGACCTCTTCCGGCAGCGACAGGCTATATGCTGGCGCTGGTACTGATGATTCCGGTCGCACTTTGCTATTGCGAGCTCTGTACTATGCTTCCGGTGTCGGGAGGCGGCATGGCGTATGCATTTAGGGCATTCGGAGATGAGATTGCATTCGTATCCGGCTGGGCCGCATTCGGAGCATTTATCACAATTATTCCCTGGGAGGCAATCTATGTCGTTGATATTCTAAGTATCCTGTTCCCGCAATTAAAAACGGGCAGTCCGCTCTACACGCTGGCCGGAGCAGATATTTACATCGGACATATTATCGTTGGAACTATTATTTCAATTATTCTCTTTTTCATCAACAGGAGAGGGGTTGCGGCCTCTGCCTCTCTGCAGCGATTCTTGTGCTTTGCACTGGTTGGTGCTGGCGTTCTGGCCATGATTTGTGCTGCGCTCAAAATTGATATCAACAATTATTATCCTTTATATGAAAATATGGGCTCCGGGTCCCATGATTCTTTTATGGGCGGGGCATTCTCTATTCTGGCCTCCGTTCCGTTCTTCCTGGCAGGATTTGAGACTATTCCCCAGGGAATCGAAAGCGCGGGCGGACAGGCCAAAAATGTCGGAAAGACGGTGGTACTTACCGTCATCCTATCCTGCATTTTTTATGCGCTACTTCTTGCCACTCTTGGCGGTGCACTTCCCTGGCAGGAATTCATCAATTTCGATAATCCTTCTGCCGCACTGTTGTTCCAGAAGCTTTACCCGGGCGCTGTCGGCTCCATACTATATATGCTCATTTTAGTTGGAGCTATCTGTGGCCTGCTTACAACCTGGAATGGATTTATGATGGCTTCCTCACAGATTCTTATGGCGATGGCACGGGTCAGCATCGTTCCCTATTCTCTTGCAAAACAGGATTCAAAATACAAAACGCCAGTTAACGCTCTCAAGGTCAGCCTTGTCGCCTCTCTGATCGGGCCTTTCCTCGGAAGCGGCCTGATTGGTTCTCTTACCAACTTCTCTGCCGCAGGCTACGTCGTAAGCTGGATGATTACGGCATTCTGTCTGATCAGGCTAAGACGTACCGAGCCGGACCTTGAGCGCCCGTATCGCATTCCCGGCGGCACCGCGACTGCATGGTTTGCCGGCATCAGCATGGCCGTACTTCTTGCACTGCTTTTCATACCGAATCAGCCTGTCTTCATGGGGAAAATGACGATTGCCATATTCTTCGGCTGGATGCTGATCGGTGTTGTTCTTTACATTTTAGATTACAGACAACGTCAGCGATATTCTAAACTAAAAAGAGCCACCTTCCTTTTTGCAAGTATGGCTGCATCAGATGTCAATATTCCGGAATTCGCAGGCATTTTCGAGGATGACTATCGAATCATGTCCTTCCTCGTTCCAAATGACGCCGACTATCGAGGGCAAAGCTTGATGGAACTTGGCTGGGGCCAGAGACAGAATATCCTTATAATTAAAATTGAACGTAAAACAGAAATGTTGATTCTCCCAACAGGAAAAACGACTCTCCAGGCCGGCGACAGAGTCTTCGCCGTCGGACTCAGAAAAACGATTCAAAAATTCAGTAATTACTACGATGTCGGTCCTAAATATACCGTCAGCAGCCTGAGAGATTTTATGGGCCTGGGAGATACAGAAAGACAGTCGCCACTGATTTGTGTTGAGATGAAAGTTAGAGGTATAGAGCCCTACTGCGGCAAGCAGCTCAAATACACCGGTATCCAATCAGAAGAGCATTGTATGGTAGTCGGAGTCAAACGAGCTGGCAATACAATCATGATGCCCGATGCAAATACCGTAATTCAAAAAGACGATATCCTCTGGGTCATGGGCGCGGAGGAAGATCTTGAACATCTAAAATCACTCGGTAGTGTAAAATAG
- a CDS encoding IS110 family transposase, with translation MMKLKYSICCGLDVHKNVIVATIVTTNSDGISEYNQKSFSTINSDIRKFHDWLIGNNCYHVCMESTGKYWIPIFNYLENDIDVCLTHPKYVKAIKGKKTDKKDSKWIADLYKFDLVRCSFIPPKDFRQLREITRYRFKLVCMKSSEKNRIQNCMTVSNVGIASVLSDPFGKTATEIMSYLLEHTADSIDEKAVRKLIKKGAKAKSDEIIEAIKGYRIETDQAKKLELARGHLEYLDDMITQTDVELYVRIKPYYEFVEFVNTMPGMTELSSAIVLAETGVDMDIFDDAKHLCSWCGLSPANNESAGKKKTVRISKAGDYLKPMMVQCALAAIKSKKQPYFAIKYGRLKKRRGHKKAIIAIARMMMVCIYHMVSEKKPFTPTDYEELVNPQNHVERVVLNESNVFAYLESLGYDSSKLVKRNDN, from the coding sequence ATGATGAAGTTAAAATACTCCATCTGCTGTGGGCTTGATGTCCACAAAAACGTTATCGTTGCAACCATTGTAACTACCAATTCAGACGGAATATCCGAATATAACCAGAAATCCTTTTCCACCATCAATTCGGATATCCGGAAGTTTCACGACTGGCTTATCGGGAATAATTGCTATCATGTCTGTATGGAATCCACTGGAAAGTATTGGATTCCTATTTTTAATTATCTTGAAAATGACATTGACGTGTGCCTTACGCATCCCAAATATGTCAAAGCCATCAAGGGTAAGAAAACGGACAAAAAAGATTCCAAATGGATTGCCGACCTCTACAAATTTGACCTTGTCAGGTGCTCCTTTATCCCTCCAAAAGATTTTCGACAGCTCCGGGAAATCACAAGATACCGTTTTAAGCTGGTCTGCATGAAATCTTCGGAGAAGAACCGCATCCAGAACTGCATGACGGTTTCTAATGTTGGTATTGCCAGCGTACTGTCGGACCCTTTTGGCAAAACGGCAACCGAAATCATGTCTTACCTGCTGGAGCATACCGCTGATAGCATTGATGAAAAAGCCGTCCGCAAACTTATAAAAAAGGGTGCAAAAGCCAAGTCTGATGAAATCATTGAGGCTATTAAAGGCTACCGCATTGAAACAGACCAGGCCAAAAAGCTGGAACTTGCCCGCGGACATCTGGAATATCTGGATGATATGATTACCCAGACCGATGTAGAGCTCTATGTCCGCATAAAACCTTATTATGAATTTGTCGAATTCGTAAACACCATGCCAGGCATGACGGAATTGAGTTCTGCCATTGTACTTGCTGAAACAGGTGTAGACATGGACATCTTTGATGATGCCAAACACCTTTGTTCCTGGTGTGGTCTTTCCCCTGCGAACAATGAATCCGCCGGCAAGAAAAAAACTGTCCGAATTTCTAAAGCGGGCGATTATCTGAAACCAATGATGGTACAGTGTGCCCTTGCTGCAATCAAAAGCAAAAAACAGCCCTATTTTGCAATCAAGTATGGCAGGCTTAAAAAGCGCCGTGGCCACAAGAAAGCAATTATTGCAATCGCAAGAATGATGATGGTCTGTATTTACCATATGGTATCTGAAAAGAAGCCATTTACGCCTACTGACTATGAGGAATTGGTGAATCCCCAAAACCATGTGGAACGCGTTGTTCTAAATGAAAGCAATGTTTTCGCTTACCTTGAAAGCCTTGGTTATGATAGCTCTAAATTAGTAAAACGCAACGATAACTAA